AACTAGAAAACGCAATTATGTTGCCGATGTTATAACTATTTCTTTTTATGAAAACAAAATTAATAATAAAATAATTGAATCTAAAATATTAACTCCTATTTTAGGAGAAATTTATTTATGTCCTAACAAAATAAAAAATAATGCTAAAAAATATAATGTAACTTTTTTAAGTGAATTTTCTAGAATGTTTATTCATGGTATTTTACATTTATTAGATTTTGATCATGAAAAATCTGTTGCAGTTGAATATTTAACTTTAGAAATTCAAGATAAAATAAATAAAAAAGTTTTAAAAAAATATAAACAACATGAAAAAAATTAATTCAAATAAAAAATTTTCCAAACTTAATAAATCAAAATTTACACATGCTTTTCAAGGATTGGCATTTGCTATAAAAGAAGAAATTTCATTAGTCGTTCATATAATTATTGCAGTGATTGTTTTAATAATTTCAAGTATTTTACATGCTAAAATGCAATGAAGTGATTGAGCGATTATTGTTTTAGTAATAGGAATTGTAATAGCAATGGAATTAATCAATACAGCTATTGAAAATTTGGTAGATTTAGTTGCATTTAAATTTAATATAAACTCAAAAAAAATTAAAGATATTTCAGCTGCTGCAACTTTAATAATGTCAATAACAGCAATTGTTATTGGTTTATTAATTTTAATACCTAAAATAGCAGAATATTTTCAAGTTCCCACTAATTAAACAATGAAAAATTTTTATATTGCAATTATAGGTTGCGCAAATACAGGTAAATCAACTTTAATTAATCGATTATCTAATCAAAAAATATCTATTGTGTCTTCAATTCCCCAAACTACAAGAAATGCAATTCCATGCATAATAAAAAACGAGAATGCAAATTGATTGATTTACGATACACCTGGAATATTAAAAGCAAAAAACAAATTGGATTTATTTTTAATCAATGAATCTTTAAATCAAATTAAAAATTCTAATGTTATTATTTTTTTAGTAGATAGTTCAAAAAAATATAATGATGAAATTAAAACAATTTCTCAATGATTAAATAAGTTTGAAACTTCAAATAAAAAAACAATTTTAATTTTTTCTAAAATAGATTTAATAGATGAAAATGAAAGTAAATTTATAGAATTAAAAAATGAAGTTTTAAGCAAAATAAACAAAGTTGATAAAATTTTTTTAATGAATAATAAATCTGATGATTTAAATTTATTAATTGATGA
This is a stretch of genomic DNA from Mycoplasmoides pirum ATCC 25960. It encodes these proteins:
- a CDS encoding diacylglycerol kinase, with the protein product MKKINSNKKFSKLNKSKFTHAFQGLAFAIKEEISLVVHIIIAVIVLIISSILHAKMQWSDWAIIVLVIGIVIAMELINTAIENLVDLVAFKFNINSKKIKDISAAATLIMSITAIVIGLLILIPKIAEYFQVPTN
- the ybeY gene encoding rRNA maturation RNase YbeY encodes the protein MINKVISKNIHIPNINVQMLSSIIDETISKMFKIRLNFFYEVIFLSPKQMLNLNQKTRKRNYVADVITISFYENKINNKIIESKILTPILGEIYLCPNKIKNNAKKYNVTFLSEFSRMFIHGILHLLDFDHEKSVAVEYLTLEIQDKINKKVLKKYKQHEKN
- the era gene encoding GTPase Era, with translation MKNFYIAIIGCANTGKSTLINRLSNQKISIVSSIPQTTRNAIPCIIKNENANWLIYDTPGILKAKNKLDLFLINESLNQIKNSNVIIFLVDSSKKYNDEIKTISQWLNKFETSNKKTILIFSKIDLIDENESKFIELKNEVLSKINKVDKIFLMNNKSDDLNLLIDEINNSASLDENINIQNHIDEKLQDNLLIVELIREQIIKNTFQEVPHSCAVIIDNKKYDAVKNIFHIYCSIVVEKESQKAIIIGKNASKIKKIGIEARKEIENIYDCKINLKLFCKVEKDWRNNNYLIKDFGYKKWQK